DNA from Oncorhynchus masou masou isolate Uvic2021 chromosome 5, UVic_Omas_1.1, whole genome shotgun sequence:
gaaagagaggttgaacaggctggtaatagggggtGCGACAATGGCCGGGGAGATActgaaatagagggtccagattgtcaagcccagctgatttgtacgggtccaggttttgcagctctttcagaacatctgctatctggatttgggtaaaggagaacctggaagggcttgggcgagaagctgcggtgggggcggagctgttggctgatgttggagtagccaggcggaaggcatggccagccgttgagaaatgcttgttgaagttttcgataatcatggatttatcggtggtgaccgtgttacctagcctcagtgcagtgggcagctgggaggaggtgctcttgttctccatggacttcacagtgtcccagaactttttggagttggagctacaggatgcaaacttctgcctgaagaagctggccttagctttcctgactgactgcgtgtattggttcctgacttccctgaacaatATGATTGGTGAAACTTACACCTAGCAGGGTGGAGCTACTAACATATTGCATACACCTGTCAgatcctctcagatctccaccAGTGCGTAGGGGTCCATTTGGGATGGgggcccctgtctctctctctcactcttgttTCTCTTTCTGCTACATCTCTTcaactgtttctctctgtctttcctggtctgtctcccctctctctcctccatccacctctccatcGATCACTACTAAATAACTGTCTGTATTGTGTTGTCTAGACTGGTCGTGGCCAGACGCCCAGCAGTTCGCTGATGTAGACTTTGAGGCTCTGAGACCCCGCTCCCCGTCCCGCGCTGGTGGCGTACCCATCCCCTCCTTCGGCTACTCCTCCTCCTCGCGGACCCCCACCATGCCCCAGAAGACCTCCATGCCAGGGGGCACGGCTCTCAACCATACCCAGAAGAAGAGGCCCGAGTCGGGCAGGGACAGGCAGGCTGAGCCCCTCCACCGGAGGGTTGTGGCCTGGTTTGGGGATGAGCCCCCGGCCCCGTTTGGGGTGCACCAGCTGGTAGAATTGGGGAAGAGCTCAGGGAAGAAGGCGGGGGACTGGTACGGCCCCTCAGTGGTGGCACACATACTACGGTGAGGAGCCCTCCATGGGGTGTGGTCAACATAATGATGTTGTCAGAGCATCAGCCATAGAAGTAGAATCTATAGAGCATACCTCATTCAAGTCAGTGATGGCATTAGCATGCATTTGATTTCTGTACTTAGATTTTTGATAGATGTCTTTAATGCCATAGTGCATCAGAATGATCTCCAGCAGACATGTTTACTGATGCACCTTTATTGTGTAGATGTTTTGGTTGCTATTATATTTTTTAAGAAGGCTCGGTGGTATGCCTGACTGCATGTTGACGTTTACCAGGGTTGGAGTCAATTACATTACAATTCcactcaattcaggaagtaaactgaaattccaattgtTTTCAATGTTGTTCAATGAGGAACATTTGGAATTAGAATCAacatttggtttactttctgaattgaacCAAACCCTGATATTTACTTCATGCCCAGTAGCATCAGTATGTTGTGACATTAAACATGAGCTGTATGTTTGTTTTCCAGAAAAGCAGTTGCCAAGACTTCTGAGGTTCACAACCTGGCTGTATATGTAGCGCAGGACTGTACCGGTGAGTTTGACTTTACACTGTACCTTTCCTACTGggtagttggttggttggtggtgttGTTTGGTGTTGTCATTTGTCGAATTCACCAGATATTGTATGTTTGGTCCATCTCAAATGTTCTCGTCATAAGTGATGTTTTAGCCATTGGTCTTCTGAATGTAGCTTAACTGTGTCTCATTTCTGTATCACAATTAAATTACAAAATGGGGAGGGCAAAAATTACATTTCAGAATGTCCCTAGTGAAACTTAGGCCCATAGTAGCATTGTGTGTTTCTTTCAGTGTACAAAAAGGACGTGGCGCATCTGTGTGACCAGTCGTTGAACCAGAGTATATCAGATCCTGAGCCCAGTGGTCCAGGCTGGAAGTCTGTCATCATACTGGTTCCAGTCCGACTAGGAGGAGACTCTCTCAACCCCTCCTACATCAAGTGTGTCAGGGTGTgtacacgcatgtacacacacactttcataaCCTAACCTTCGTCACAAAGCTTGTTATTTCTCCATGGTTGATGTCGCTCTAACATGAATATGGTTTTCTTTGTGTCTGAAGAACATTCTCAGGTTAGAATGCTGTATCGGGATCATCGGCGGCAAACCCAAGCATTCGCTGTTCTTTATCGGCTGCCAAGGTAAGAAATGCACTCTTCTTCCTGGTTCAGTTGCTTCTGATTGGACAGTGGGCTGTCATTTAACCTAACCTCGCCTTCTTATTATTTCCTTTTCCAATCAGACGAGCAGCTGCTGTATCTGGACCCTCACTACTGTCAGGCCGTGGTGGATGTCACTCAAGACAACTTCCCACTGGAGGTTGGTTGGACTTTATATCGCTCTGCTATGACCCAGATAAGCATGTTTTGACTGGATCAAAGTAGGTCATTTCAGTTTCAGACGTGTACCTTGTCTGtaatgctctccctctctcgctccccaccTCCCCAGTCGTTCCACTGTAGCTCGCCCAGGAAGATGCCCTTCAGTCGCATGGACCCCAGCTGTACTATAGGCTTCTACGCCAAGAACAAGAAGGACTTTGAGTCTCTGTGTTCTGCCGTCTGTGTGGTGAGCTCAGCCTCTTGTCCTCATTTCAAGTCTCTTCTTACTCATGTATACGTTCCTCACTTATGCATCATTTATACATTAGTTATGCATCACATATAGGTCATTTATAGATCTTTAATTTCTAGATCTTTGACGCTGATATGATTTATAGATGCATGAGTATTCATCACTTATAGATAGATAGACATCTCTTACGCATCAGTGATACATCAATTATACATCTGTTGCTGGATACATCTGTTGCTGGATACATCTGTTGCTGGATACATCTGTTGCTGGATACATCTGTTGCTGGATACATCTGTTGCTGGATACATCACTTATACAGAACCATTCAAAAGttttgacacctactcattccatgttttttctttattttgactattttccacGTTGTAGGAcagtagtgaagacattaaaactatgaaataacacgtatggaatcatttagcaaccaaaaaagtgttaaacaaatcaaaatatatttcagattgttcaaagtagccaccctttgccttgatgacagctttgcacactcttggcattctctcaaccagcttcatgaggtagtcacctggaatgcatttcaattaacaggtctgCCTCTTTCctcaatgcatttgagccaatcagttgtgttgttgcaaggtaggggtgatatacagaagatagccctatttggtaaaagaccaagtccatattatgtcaagaacagctcaaagaagcaaagacaaatgacagtccatcattacattaagacatgaaggtcagtcaatctggaaaatttcaagatcTTTGACAGTTTCTTAAAgttcagtcacaaaaaccatcaagcgctatgatgaaactggctctcatgaggaccgccacaaaaaaggaagacccagagttacctctgctgcagaggacaagttcattagagttaactgcacctcagattgcagcccaaataaatgcttcacagcgttcaagtaacaggcacatctcaacatcaacttttcagaggaggCTGTgaaaatcaggccttcatggttgaattgctgcaaagaaaccactactaaaggacaccaataagaagatgagacttgcttgggcaatgtagaaaatagcaaaaataatggaatgagtaggtgtgtccaaacttttgactgattaCACCAACTGTATACATCAGTTGCACTAACTGTTACTGTATACATCACTTACATAAAGCTCTTATCTTTATTCTGGGTGACTTTAATAAGTGACCAATTCAACACTTTCATATTTCTCCCCCCACCCCAGGCCCTATCGTCGCCCGAAGAGAAGTACCCCATCTTTACCTTCGTGGAGGGCCAGGCCCAGGACTATGGACTGGTGGGCCACAGCTCCTCCTATCCTCACTATGACACCTCCCCCACCCATGGCCCCGCCCACATGCTGCCCCAAGGCAAGCTCAGCAGGAGCAACAACATAGGCAGCTCTGACGACTTTGTCTTCTTGTGAGTACTGGTTTGTGTTCCTGAGGAACGAAATGTAAGCAAACTGGGAAAGAGTGACTTAGAATTTTGGGATGGATTCCATTTCCCTGTTTTTATAGAGCTCAAAGTGGATATGCTTTCTGCTATATCACAAACTCTGGCATTTGTGTCCCTCATATTCGAGGCGAGTCTTCAACTGAATCTCACTGTcggcctgtctctgtctaggcaGAAACAGGTCTTAGAAACTAACGCCAGGCATTACTAAATTGGACTGTTGCCCCATCCCAAATGGACTCCTAAGCCCTATACACTTATGGAGATCTGACAGATGTTAGTAATATTAACTAGGCTAGGTGTAAACTTCACCATATTGCTTATTTATACCAATCAATTCCGCTCAGATCTCCAAGGCCGTAGGGATTTGGGATGGGGCCTCTGACTTCATTTTGGGAACAATAACAACTGGAAACACAGAGCCTGTTTGATACATGCTACATGACAGGGGTCACTAGTAGTGGAAAACAAGGTACTCAGCCCTCTTCTCTCTGACTTGTATTATAATACTGCTGTATAATTTTTACATTCATTTCTGTTTTGTAAGAtttattaagtgtgtgtgtgtgaaatgattTGTGTGTGAACTGAAGCTGTTGGTGAGTTGATTTGCTGTTAAGTTcagtcctctactgtactcttaTATTCCCTATGCCATCTTCATTCAGTGTCATGGCTATAGTACTATATTCATACTACATGGCTATATGAATTTCATTGCAGCATTCCAACCCTCTTTAGTTGTGCTGTCCTTTGACACACCATTCAGGCAACACAGTAAATGACCTGGACTGGGCTCCCTACCTAACCTTGCTCACTGTtttccagacctgggttcaaatagtatttgctTTTTTCTTCTTCCAAAAGGCACTTACTTTTGGGACTTTTTGCCCTAGCAAGCTCAGAAAACCAATACTAATTGAACCCCAGGTCTGCTACACTCTCACACTATTTCATCAGCTCTCTCTTGTCAATTAGGCTACCAGTATCAACTTGCAACACACTAACAGGAATCCAATGTTACAACAATTGCCCCTTTTGTGTAATGTGTTACACTAGCTCCTATCTGGATGATGGGAAATGATCCATTTACCAAGAGGCTatgtccaaaatgacaccctattccctacatcgtgcactacatagagaataggatgccattttggaGGAAGACAGTTTTTGGTTGTGGTGAGACTTGTTGAATGAATGATTCTGAACTCTATTCCTTTTAGGGTCCTCATAATGTTTTTAACAAGGTGGTGCTGCTGAGTACTTGCAGGGGGGGATGCCTCACTTTGGACTCAGATTTCTTAGCATTTTTTAACACATAACTTCAATTTATTATGGTAGAGTTAAAAGCCTTGAACTTTGGAGACTTGTATATTAATATCTAAGCCAGTGCTGTTCAATTCTGGTCCTGGAGGGCCAAAACACTGGTAATTAACCTGGTAGTTAATTGCACTCACCTGGTGTCTCAGCCAGGTCTCTCCTTATtagaaggagaggatgaaaacCAGGACCGACATTGAACAGCCCTGATCTAAGCATTAAACCCCCCAAGTTGGATATCAAAGTCACAAGCTCCCTCAACcccaaaataaaaatgaaatagtCTCGGAAGTGGTTAAAACACTGTTGATTGGATGCTTGATCTCACATTTTAATTAGGCTTCTGACCTGTGTGCAACAGGTATCCGCTAAGGGGCAAATCTTGACTTTCACTTAACCTGAATGTTCACTGATCATTCATTGAAGTCAATGGGAGAATAAGTGAGAATGAGGATTCACCCCAGTAATCTGTGTATTTCACTCTTGTCCATGTGTATATTATCTCATAAAGGTGACATTTATTTTCTAAATAAAGTGAAGAATTGGCATATGTAGAAGTCTTAAATGTGCTAATGACCACCCTAATAAGGGACTGCATTCATGTGGACAACATGACTTTGTAAAACTGTTGTATAGAATGTTATTAAAGGTaactttttttgtatttatttatttattgtctgAATATAAGATGGATTGAACTCTTGGCCTACATGTGTATGTTGTTTTTGTGCCAGCCAGGATTCTGGCGAGTAACAACCTCCTTATCCATGTATCTATTGTCTCACATTCTTTATCCTGTATAAAAACCACTCTCCTACGGTGCCctgagaaagtattcacaccccttgactttttccatattttgttgttacaaatGGGGATGAAAATGAATTGACTTTGTGGAGGGAAAAATTCTAACAattaaaaaaatctatatttatacagtggggagaacaagtatttgatacactgctgattttgcaggttttcctacttacaaagcatgtagaggtctgtattttttatcataggtacacttcaactgtgagagacagaatctctcacaatgtgattttctggatttttgtatGATttataagtaattaatttgcattttattgcatgacataagtatttgatcacctaccaaccagtaagaattctgtgTTCTCCACtctttacctgtattaactgcacctgtttgaactcattagctatataagacacctgtccacacactcagactccaacctctccacaatggtcaagaccagagagctgtgtaaggacatctgggataaaattgtagacctgcacaaggctgggatgggctacagtaaaataggcaagcagcttggtgagaaggaaacaactgttggcgcaattattagaaaatggaagaagatcaagatgacggtcaatcaccctcggtctggggctccatgcaagatctcacctcgtggggcatcaatgatcgtgagggatcagcccagaactacacggcaggacctggtcaatgacctgaagagagctgggaccacagtctcaaagaaaaccattagtaacacactacgccatcgtggattaaaatcctgtagcgcacgcaaggtcccctgctcaagccagcgcatgtccaggcccgtctgaagtttgccaatgaccatctggatgatccagaggaggaatgggagaaggtaatgtggtctgatgaaacaaaaatagagctttggatgaagaagaaggatgagtacaacccccaagaacaccatcccaaccgtgaagcatggaggtggaaacatcattctttggggatgcttttctgcaaaggggacaggacaactgcactgtattgggggaggatggatggggccatgtatcgcgagatcttggccaacaacctccttccctcagtaagagcattgaagatgggtcgtggctgggtcttccagcatgacaacgacccaaaacacacagccagggcaactgagtggctccgtaagaagcatctcaaggtcctggtgtggcctagccagtctccagacctgaacccaatagaaaatctttggagggagctgaaagtccgtattggcCAGCGACAACCCCCAAAACCTGAagaatctggagaaggtctgtatggaggagtgggccaaaatccctgctgcagtgtgtgcaaacctggtcaagaactacaggaaacttatgatctctgtaattgcaaacaatggtttctgtaccaaatattaagttctgctgttctgatgtatcaaatacttatgtcatgcagtaaaatgcaaattaattacttaaaaatcatacaatgtgattttctggattttgttttagattctgtctctctcagttgaagtgtacctctgATAAAAATtccagacctctacatgctttgtaagtaggaaaacctgcaaaatcggcagtgtatcaaatacttctcccctgtgtgtgtgtgtgtgtgtgtgtgtgtgtgtatatatatatatatatatatatatatatatatatatacacacacaccagtgcattctgaaagtattcataccacttgactttttcctaattttgtcacgttacagccttatcctaaaattgattaaattgttgtttttttccttataaatctacacacaatgcctcaatgacaaagcaaaaactggtttagaaatgtattgaaaataaactgaaatatcacatttacatatgtattcagaccctttactcagtactttgtagaagcagcgattacagcctccagtcatcttgggtatgatgctacaagcttggcacacctggatTAGGGGaatttatcccattcttctctgcagatcttctcaagctctgtcaggttggatgtggagcttcgctgcacagctattttcaggtctctccagagatgtttgatctggttcaagtccgggctctggcttggtCACTCAAAGACATTGAGACttttcctgaagccactcctgcgtagtcttggctgtgtgcttagggtcgttatcctgttccttcgccccagtctgaggtcctgagtgctctgcaCCAGTTTTtttcaaagatctctctgtactttgctctgttcatctttccctcaatcctgactagtctcccagtccctactgctgaaaaacctccccacagcatgatgctgccaccactatgtaTCTCTTGTGTTCACCCCTGagccaatacatgttagaatcgcctttggcagcgattacagcttgagtctttcttggtaagtctctaagagctttacacacctggattgtacaatatttgcacattttattatttttaaacttcttcaagctctgtcaagttggttgttgatcatcgctagacagccattttcaagtcttgccatag
Protein-coding regions in this window:
- the atg4da gene encoding cysteine protease atg4da: MNSVSPSAVQYVGGVGVVCQDDTLQREETKRPQQPQLVDPGGGSGFGKRQGADVGGGGTRDATTAGEPDEVDKLKTKLMSAWNNVKYGWSVKSKTTFNKSSPVTVMGHSYLLNSEDEVERFRRAFVSRLWLTYRREFPQLEGSTLTTDCGWGCMLRSGQMLLAQGLLLHLLPRDWSWPDAQQFADVDFEALRPRSPSRAGGVPIPSFGYSSSSRTPTMPQKTSMPGGTALNHTQKKRPESGRDRQAEPLHRRVVAWFGDEPPAPFGVHQLVELGKSSGKKAGDWYGPSVVAHILRKAVAKTSEVHNLAVYVAQDCTVYKKDVAHLCDQSLNQSISDPEPSGPGWKSVIILVPVRLGGDSLNPSYIKCVRNILRLECCIGIIGGKPKHSLFFIGCQDEQLLYLDPHYCQAVVDVTQDNFPLESFHCSSPRKMPFSRMDPSCTIGFYAKNKKDFESLCSAVCVALSSPEEKYPIFTFVEGQAQDYGLVGHSSSYPHYDTSPTHGPAHMLPQGKLSRSNNIGSSDDFVFL